One Littorina saxatilis isolate snail1 linkage group LG10, US_GU_Lsax_2.0, whole genome shotgun sequence DNA window includes the following coding sequences:
- the LOC138979234 gene encoding uncharacterized protein, with protein MAAYQTIFLGIIALCSHAAMGQIAVDHAGNIEDTVDGYRIQYHDQSNLLLLIHSLDCFVATLPRGTQLANKLEDMSTRMPTQRAIVGLVKEGHFTPTSLGDVMEQNHDALLRALCFRSEIYTVDLASLH; from the exons ATGGCTGCCTACCAAACGATTTTTCTGGGCATCATTGCTCTGTGTAGCCACGCTGCAATG GGTCAGATTGCAGTGGACCATGCTGGCAACATCGAAGACACTGTGGACGGGTACAGGATCCAGTATCACGACCAAAGC AATCTGTTACTGTTGATTCATTCCTTGGATTGCTTCGTGGCAACATTGCCGCGAGGGACACAGCTGGCCAACAAACTGGAAGACATGTCCACGCGAATGCCGACCCAG agAGCCATTGTGGGATTGGTGAAAGAAGGACACTTCACCCCGACTTCCCTTGGTGATGTGATGGAACAGAACCACGATGCTCTGCTGCGCGCGTTATGCTTTCGCTCTGAGATATACACTGTCGATTTGGCCTCCCTTCACTAA